In Deltaproteobacteria bacterium RBG_16_64_85, one DNA window encodes the following:
- a CDS encoding 23S rRNA (guanosine(2251)-2'-O)-methyltransferase RlmB, whose amino-acid sequence MWITGRHPVEELLASTRQKPLRLLLSGSVSPEVKKGLAGRASVLGIPCLACPKEEWERRTGERGGPGIAAELGEYRYADFHEWVAALPGRATVFLLDGITDPHNLGAILRSARAFGVDGVIVPKDRSCPVTAAVFRASAGAAAHVPIAQVTNLARTVETLQEDGFWLYAAEEEGETDISTMKPATRTGIILGSEEHGIRKLVREKCDGSVRIPMEPGVDSLNVGVTAGILAFHLRNLMAK is encoded by the coding sequence ATGTGGATCACCGGCAGGCATCCGGTGGAGGAGCTGCTCGCATCGACGCGGCAGAAGCCCCTTCGGCTGCTGCTCTCCGGGTCGGTTTCTCCGGAAGTCAAGAAGGGTCTCGCGGGCAGGGCATCGGTCCTGGGGATCCCGTGCCTTGCGTGTCCAAAGGAGGAGTGGGAGCGGCGCACGGGGGAACGCGGAGGACCGGGGATCGCGGCCGAGCTGGGGGAATACCGGTACGCGGATTTTCACGAGTGGGTTGCGGCGCTTCCCGGGCGCGCAACGGTTTTCCTGCTGGACGGGATCACCGACCCGCACAACCTGGGCGCCATCCTGCGCAGCGCCCGCGCCTTCGGTGTCGACGGGGTAATCGTTCCGAAGGACCGGTCCTGCCCGGTGACGGCGGCCGTCTTCCGCGCCTCGGCCGGGGCGGCGGCGCATGTCCCCATCGCGCAGGTGACCAACCTTGCGAGGACGGTCGAAACGCTGCAGGAGGACGGCTTTTGGCTGTACGCGGCGGAGGAGGAAGGGGAAACCGACATTTCCACGATGAAGCCCGCGACCCGGACCGGGATCATCCTGGGGAGCGAGGAGCACGGGATCCGCAAGCTCGTCCGGGAAAAATGCGACGGATCCGTCCGGATCCCGATGGAGCCCGGCGTCGACTCCCTGAACGTCGGGGTCACCGCCGGCATCCTGGCCTTCCATCTTCGCAACCTCATGGCGAAATAG
- a CDS encoding orotidine 5'-phosphate decarboxylase, translating into MKERIIVALDTDSPEAALAAVSALAGEVGLFKVGMELFPRGGPELVERIRATGAEVFLDLKFHDIPNTVAGAVRSAVALGVKFATVHASGGKAMLAAAAAAAEGSGTTLLAVTVLTSLDDADLSSVGFALRAAEAVDRLAGLAVDAGIGGIVCSAKEVAAVRARVGKEVVLVTPGVRLPEDSVGDQKRVVTPFEAVRAGANYIVVGRPITKASDPVAAARKFASEMRRTL; encoded by the coding sequence ATGAAAGAGCGGATCATCGTGGCGCTGGACACCGACTCACCGGAGGCCGCCCTGGCGGCCGTTTCCGCCCTGGCGGGGGAGGTCGGTCTCTTCAAGGTGGGGATGGAGCTGTTCCCGCGAGGGGGGCCGGAGTTGGTCGAGAGGATCCGTGCAACAGGCGCCGAGGTCTTCCTCGACCTGAAGTTCCACGACATTCCCAACACGGTTGCCGGCGCGGTGAGGTCCGCCGTGGCACTGGGCGTGAAATTCGCGACCGTCCACGCATCCGGCGGGAAGGCGATGCTCGCCGCGGCCGCGGCCGCCGCGGAGGGCAGCGGGACGACGCTCCTCGCGGTCACGGTCCTTACCAGCCTTGACGACGCGGACCTCTCCTCCGTCGGATTTGCCCTGCGCGCGGCGGAAGCCGTGGATCGGCTGGCGGGACTCGCGGTGGATGCCGGGATCGGGGGCATCGTCTGCTCGGCAAAGGAAGTTGCCGCCGTCCGTGCTCGCGTGGGGAAGGAGGTCGTTCTGGTCACCCCCGGCGTCCGGCTTCCCGAGGATTCCGTCGGGGACCAGAAACGGGTGGTGACCCCATTCGAGGCGGTCCGGGCCGGTGCGAATTATATCGTCGTCGGACGTCCCATAACGAAAGCGTCCGATCCCGTGGCGGCGGCGCGGAAATTCGCCTCGGAGATGAGACGGACCCTCTGA
- a CDS encoding proline--tRNA ligase, giving the protein MRYSNYLMPTSKETPSDAEVASHRLMLRAGMIRKVASGIYNYLPAGLRVLRKVERILREEMDRAGAHEVLMPALIPSELWKESGRWEAYGKELLRVKDRADREFCLGPTHEEVITDLVRREIRSYRQLPMNLYQIQDKFRDEIRPRFGLMRGREFFMKDAYSFDADEEGAAESYRKMYEAYRRSFRRMGLEFRAVEADTGSIGGSSSHEFMVIADSGEDAIVSCEACEYGANVEKAECATPGDRPSACGGALRTARKVSTPGKRTIEEVAGFLGIERGALIKTLVLETDKGDVAVLVSGRYEINEVKVKNLLGADWVRLAAEERVRALTGAPSGYAGPVGLSMRLLADHSVRRIAAGATGANEKDAHWVDVVPGRDFSPEAYADLRLVTEGDPCPRCGGGLRFSRGIEVGHVFRLGTKYSKALSATYLDAAGKEQVIVMGCYGIGVGRTAAAAIEQHNDADGILWPISIAPFEVIVVPVNRKHERLAREASLAAEELSSRGIEVLLDDRDERPGIKFKDADLCGIPLRVTFGEKNFAAGYAEVRDRKTGETDRVEISRIVETVAAAVEAKKKECSP; this is encoded by the coding sequence ATCCGGTACTCGAACTACCTCATGCCGACTTCGAAGGAGACGCCGTCCGACGCGGAAGTGGCCAGCCACCGGCTGATGCTGCGCGCCGGGATGATCCGGAAGGTGGCGTCCGGCATCTACAACTACCTGCCCGCCGGTCTTCGCGTCCTGCGCAAGGTGGAGCGCATTCTCCGGGAGGAGATGGACCGGGCGGGGGCGCACGAGGTGCTGATGCCTGCCCTGATCCCGTCGGAGCTGTGGAAGGAGAGCGGCCGCTGGGAGGCATACGGCAAGGAGCTGCTCCGGGTCAAGGACCGGGCCGACCGCGAGTTCTGCCTGGGGCCCACGCATGAAGAGGTCATCACGGACCTGGTGCGCAGGGAGATCCGGTCGTACCGCCAGCTGCCGATGAATCTCTACCAGATCCAGGACAAGTTCCGGGACGAGATCCGACCTAGGTTCGGGCTGATGCGTGGGAGGGAGTTCTTCATGAAGGACGCCTATTCCTTCGACGCGGACGAAGAGGGGGCGGCGGAATCCTACCGGAAGATGTACGAGGCGTACCGCCGGAGCTTCAGGAGAATGGGCCTGGAATTCCGAGCGGTGGAGGCGGACACGGGGTCGATCGGGGGGAGCAGCTCCCACGAGTTCATGGTGATCGCGGATTCCGGGGAGGACGCCATCGTCTCCTGCGAGGCCTGCGAATACGGTGCGAACGTCGAAAAGGCGGAGTGCGCGACCCCAGGAGACCGTCCCTCTGCCTGCGGCGGCGCTCTCCGCACGGCCCGAAAGGTTTCCACCCCCGGGAAGCGGACCATCGAGGAGGTTGCCGGGTTCCTCGGAATCGAACGCGGTGCCTTGATCAAGACGCTGGTGCTCGAAACGGACAAGGGAGACGTTGCCGTACTGGTCTCCGGCCGGTACGAGATTAACGAGGTCAAGGTCAAAAACCTTCTTGGCGCCGACTGGGTCCGCCTTGCGGCGGAGGAGCGCGTTCGGGCGCTGACCGGCGCGCCGTCGGGGTATGCAGGTCCGGTGGGTCTCTCGATGCGGCTTCTGGCCGATCACTCCGTCCGGCGGATCGCGGCAGGCGCGACCGGCGCCAACGAGAAGGACGCCCATTGGGTGGACGTGGTCCCCGGGAGAGACTTCTCGCCGGAGGCGTATGCGGACCTGCGGCTGGTAACGGAGGGAGATCCCTGCCCGAGATGCGGAGGAGGCTTGCGCTTCTCCCGGGGGATCGAGGTGGGCCACGTCTTCCGGCTCGGCACGAAGTACAGCAAGGCGCTTTCCGCAACGTACCTGGACGCGGCGGGAAAAGAGCAGGTGATCGTGATGGGGTGCTACGGGATCGGTGTCGGGCGCACGGCCGCCGCCGCAATCGAACAGCACAATGACGCCGACGGCATCCTCTGGCCCATCTCCATCGCGCCGTTCGAGGTGATCGTCGTCCCGGTGAACAGGAAGCACGAGAGGCTGGCTCGGGAAGCTTCGCTGGCGGCGGAGGAACTTTCTTCACGGGGAATCGAGGTCCTCCTGGACGATCGGGACGAACGCCCGGGGATCAAGTTCAAGGACGCCGACCTCTGCGGGATTCCCCTGCGGGTGACCTTCGGGGAGAAGAACTTTGCGGCGGGCTACGCGGAAGTCCGGGACCGGAAGACGGGGGAGACCGACCGGGTGGAGATTTCCCGGATCGTGGAAACCGTGGCGGCGGCGGTGGAAGCGAAGAAAAAGGAGTGCTCTCCATGA